A genomic region of Peromyscus eremicus chromosome 19, PerEre_H2_v1, whole genome shotgun sequence contains the following coding sequences:
- the LOC131895767 gene encoding small ribosomal subunit protein eS8-like, giving the protein MGISRDNWHKRRKTGGKRKPYHKKRKYELGRPAANTKIGPRRIHTVRVRGGNKKYRALRLDVGNFSWGSECCSRKTRIIDVVYNASNNELVRTKTLVKNCIVLIDSTPYRQWYESHYALPLGRKKGAKLTPEEEEILNKKRSKKIQKKYDERKKNTKISSLLEEQFQQGKLLACIASRPGQCGRADGYVLEGKELEFYLRKIKARKGK; this is encoded by the coding sequence ATGGGCATCTCTCGAGACAACTGGCACAAGCGCCGCAAGACCGGGGGTAAGAGAAAGCCCTACCACAAGAAGCGGAAGTATGAGCTGGGACGGCCTGCTGCCAACACGAAGATTGGCCCTCGTCGTATACACACAGTCCGAGTCCGAGGAGGCAATAAGAAGTACCGTGCCCTAAGATTGGATGTGGGGAACTTTTCCTGGGGCTCTGAGTGTTGTAGCCGGAAAACAAGGATCATTGATGTTGTCTACAATGCATCCAATAACGAGCTGGTCCGCACCAAGACCCTGGTGAAGAACTGCATCGTGCTTATCGACAGCACACCATACCGACAGTGGTATGAGTCTCACTATGCGCTGCCCCTGGGCCGCAAGAAGGGGGCCAAGCTGACTcctgaagaggaagaaatattaaacaaaaaacgatcaaagaaaatccaaaagaaatatgatgaaaggaaaaagaacaccAAAATCAGcagtcttctggaggagcagttCCAGCAGGGCAAGCTTCTTGCCTGTATTGCCTCAAGACCAGGCCAGTGTGGCAGAGCAGATGGCTACGTGCTAGAAGGCAAGGAGCTGGAGTTCTATCTGAGGAAGATCAAGGCCCGGAAAGGCAAATAA
- the LOC131895844 gene encoding protocadherin beta-6-like, whose product METALAKTSQQRQVVFLTILLLWEAASEAIRYSMPEETESGYLVANLAKDLGLRVGELATRGARIHHRGNKEHLQLDAETGNLFLREKPDREVLCGVTDPCVLHFQLILENPVQFFQTDLQITDINDHAPEFPHREMLLKIPESAHSGTVFSLKAAQDSDIGNNAVQNYTVSPNLHFHVVTQSRTDSSKYPELVLDRTLDREEQPELTLTLTAVDGGSPPRSGTTAVRIEVVDINDNAPEFVQSLYEVQVPENSPLDALIVTVSARDLDVGPYGNVAYSLFQGGGVSQPFVIDEVTGEIRLSKQLDFEATRYYNVEIAATDGGGLSGKCTVAVQVLDVNDNAPELTISTLTSPIPENSPEAVVVVFSVFDLDSGDNGRMVCSIQNEFPFLLKSAFENYYTLVTEGALDRESRAEYNITITVTDMGTPRLTTQHTITVQVSDVNDNVPAFTQTSYTLFVQENNSPALHIGTISATDSDSGSNAQITYSLLPPHDPQLALSSLVSINANNGQLFALRALDYEALKAFEFQVGATDQGSPALSSQALVRVLVLDANDNDPFVLYPLQNSSALCTELLPRAAEPGYLVTKVVAVDRDSGQNAWLSFQLLKATEPGLFSVWAHNGELRTSRLLSERDAPKHRLLLLVKDNGDPPRSASVTLHVLLVDGFSQPYLPLPEVARDPAQDNDDLLTLYLVIALASVSSIFLLSVLLFVGVRLCRRARAASLGGCSVPEGHFPGHLVDVSGAGTLSQSYQYEVCLTGDSGTTDFKFLKPIIPNSLIPDTYMLNS is encoded by the coding sequence ATGGAGACAGCGCTCGCAAAAACGTCACAGCAAAGGCAAGTCGTTTTTCTTACTATATTGCTTTTGTGGGAGGCTGCCTCTGAGGCGATTAGATATTCCATGCCAGAAGAAACGGAAAGTGGTTACTTGGTGGCTAACCTGGCAAAAGATCTGGGGCTCAGGGTGGGGGAACTGGCCACCAGAGGGGCGCGAATCCATCACAGAGGAAACAAAGAGCACTTGCAGCTGGACGCTGAGACCGGGAATTTGTTCCTGAGGGAAAAACCAGATCGCGAGGTGCTGTGTGGGGTGACAGACCCCTGTGTGCTGCATTTCCAGCTCATTCTGGAAAACCCTGTGCAGTTCTTCCAAACTGACCTGCAGATCACAGACATAAACGACCATGCTCCAGAGTTTCCTCACAGGGAAATGCTCCTAAAAATCCCTGAGAGTGCCCACTCAGgaactgtgttttctttgaaggcagctcaGGACTCTGACATAGGGAACAATGCTGTTCAGAACTACACAGTCAGCCCCAACCTCCATTTCCATGTGGTTACTCAGAGTCGCACTGATAGCAGCAAATACCCTGAGCTGGTGTTGGACAGAACCCTGGACAGGGAGGAGCAGCCTGAGCTCACTTTAACCCTCACTGCTGTGGATGGTGGGTCTCCTCCCAGGTCTGGGACCACAGCAGTTCGCATTGAAGTCGTGGACATCAATGATAACGCCCCCGAGTTTGTACAGTCGCTCTATGAGGTGCAGGTCCCTGAGAACAGCCCCCTTGATGCCTTAATTGTCACAGTCTCTGCCAGGGATTTAGATGTGGGACCTTATGGGAATGTAGCCTACTCTCTGTTTCAAGGCGGTGGAGTTTCTCAACCATTTGTAATAGACGAGGTCACAGGAGAAATCCGTCTGAGCAAACAGTTAGATTTTGAAGCAACTCGATATTATAATGTGGAAATTGCAGCCACAGATGGAGGAGGCCTTTCAGGCAAATGTACTGTGGCTGTACAGGTGTTGGATGTGAATGACAACGCCCCAGAGTTGACCATCTCCACGCTCACAAGCCCTATCCCAGAAAATTCACCGGAGGCTGTAGttgttgttttcagtgttttCGATTTAGATTCTGGGGACAATGGAAGGATGGTGTGTTCTATTCAGAAcgaatttccatttcttttaaagtcCGCATTCGAGAACTACTACACTTTAGTAACAGAGGGGGccctggacagagagagcagggcTGAGTACAACATCACCATCACAGTCACTGACATGGGCACACCCAGACTCACAACTCAGCACACCATAACGGTGCAAGTCTCCGACGTCAATGACAATGTCCCCGCCTTCACACAAACCTCCTACACGCTGTTTGTCCAGGAGAACAACAGCCCCGCCCTACACATAGGCACCATCAGTGCCACAGACTCAGACTCAGGCTCCAATGCACAAATCACCTACTCACTGCTGCCACCCCACGACCCGCAGCTGGCCCTCTCTTCATTGGTCTCCATCAACGCCAACAACGGGCAGCTGTTCGCGCTCAGGGCGCTGGACTATGAGGCCCTGAAGGCCTTCGAGTTCCAAGTGGGCGCCACAGACCAAGGCTCTCCTGCACTCAGCAGCCAGGCATTGGTACGGGTGTTAGTGCTGGATGCCAATGACAATGACCCCTTCGTGCTCTACCCGCTGCAGAACTCCTCTGCGCTCTGCACAGAGCTGCTGCCCAGGGCGGCAGAGCCAGGCTACCTGGTCACCAAGGTGGTGGCAGTGGACCGCGACTCTGGACAGAACGCCTGGCTCTCATTCCAGCTGCTCAAAGCCACAGAGCCCGGGCTGTTCAGCGTGTGGGCTCACAATGGCGAATTGCGCACCTCCAGGCTGCTGAGTGAGCGCGATGCTCCCAagcacaggctgctgctgctggtcaaGGACAATGGAGATCCTCCAAGGTCTGCCAGTGTCACTCTGCATGTGCTGCTGGTGGATGGCTTCTCTCagccctacctgcctctgccagagGTAGCGCGAGACCCGGCGCAGGACAATGACGACTTGCTCACTCTGTACCTGGTCATTGCCTTGGCTTCTGTGTCTTCCATCTTCCTCTTGTCTGTGCTGCTGTTCGTGGGGGTGAGGCTGTGCAGGAGGGCCAGGGCGGCCTCTCTGGGTGGCTGCTCTGTGCCTGAGGGACACTTTCCTGGTCACCTGGTGGATGTCAGTGGAGCAGGAACTCTGTCCCAGAGCTACCAGTATGAGGTGTGTCTCACTGGAGACTCTGGGACCACAGATTTCAAGTTCCTCAAGCCCATTATTCCCAATAGTCTGATTCCAGACACTTATATGTTGAATAGTTAA